The DNA segment CGAATCCGTCATCGTTGCCTGGGACCAGAAGAAGAACCACGACCGCATCTGGTTCAACATGGTCGCATTTGATGAAGACGAACTTACCGCTGTACGCAAGTACGCATTCAACACCAACGAAACACCACAGGGCATCTACGATCTATTCCCCACTCAGAACATTCGCTTCGATGCGAGCATGGTTCTCTCTGAAGACGTACTGGGCGAACCGTACAACACCGAAGATGCCAGACGCATTGCCTTTATAGAAGCTCTGGACGATAATTTCGACAGCGATATCGCAGCAGTACGTCAGGACAGCGAAACGCTCGAAGCGGGCTATATGCTCATAAAGCAGGTGCTAAATACGATCCTGCACAAGCTCGACAACTCGCCCGCACTCGCCCAGCGGCTCTCTGATCCTGCAGGCATGGAGTTCGACCACATGAACTTCGATGAGGGCAAAGTCAGAATGACCACCGAAGGCGACATCATGAAATTCAAAGTTAAGATCGGCTCCTACGTAAAAGACTTCGAAGAACACCCAGACGTAAAAAGCATGTAGCAAAGCACAGCGACCATCGAATACCAAAGGGCGGCCATCAAAAGATGCCGCCCTTTTTCTTATCATGCGGAACGGAAGTGTTCCGCATATTCCTTTGGCTGGTAATCTTTCAAAGATATTCAAGTAAAAAAGGCCTTTCTAAGCTTCCTTGCGCGAAAGGCCCTCGATTTACATAAGAAGCATCCAGACGGTACATCGATCCGGCATATTTCGGCACCTGTCCGTTTTCCATTCGTCCCGGCTGACCGGCCAAATCGACAAGCAGCTTCCCTTCTGCAACCGCCTGAATACGACCATCCCTGGCCTGCTTCTAAATAACTTTTCCATTCTCCGCCATCATGTCCCGACGGCCAAACCACCATCTATCCGGCCATCGCCTCCAGTCGATCCCGGGCGCCTATCATCGCTTCGAGATCCGCCAGTACGATCTGCCTTATCAAGCCCTTGCGAATGCGGCTGAGCCCGAGTCCGAAGACTTTCTCTTCTACAGACCCCGCAACTGCGCGGGCAAGCCGCACATTCAGGCCATCCTGGCCAACGAGGTCCGCAACGATCCGTGACTTGTCCCAGGAACTTATCCCTGTTCCGGGTATGGCGCCCCCACAGCTTCCGTTCTCGCCGATAACTTCTATTCTGCGCCTTCTGAGCTGCCGATCCGTTCTGTGTTCGGCCAGCAACTCGGCGGCCTTTCGGTTGCCGGTGCCCACCAGCACCGAAATCACCATCGAATGGATCTGACCGCTTGTCAGCGGATTCCGCCCGCAGTTGTAAACATGAAACGTCACCGCTTCTGCCAACTGCTCAGCGGCGAAAATATCTGCCTGGCCTGCACCTGTGATCGCCCGGTTCAAACTTCCGAGCACCTTCGTGTGCAGATAATCCTCCAGACTTCCGTCCGCCTTGACGACCATAACGTGCATTGGTCAACGCTCCTGAATAACTGTTTTTATTTCCGCAAAAACAGTTCCAGACAAAGCCTTGAAACCACAGCAAAACTGACGAGCAATCGCAAAACACTTTCTGAAAAGCTCCTGTGATCACCAAGAAGAACTACTAAACAAAGTCCATCATATCACCCCGGTTGAATTGGCCCTCCCGGCCTATCTCCCGCGCTCGTCTCAATAGAACATCTTTAAAAATTGTCCTAAAGCTTTATGCTAAAACAATTTCGGCTGCTTGGAATTCGGCTCATCCGACTTTTCCTCGTCTTCTGTCGCAGCCTTCTCGCCTTCTTCCATCATCTGGCGAAACTCTTCAAACAGCTCACCAGCGTCCTTAAAGTCCATATAAACGCTTGCAAACCGGATGTAAGCCACTTTATCGATCTGGCGCAGATGACGCATTGCGCTTTCGCCGATAAAAATAGAAGAGACCTCCTTGTCAAACCGCCTGAATATTTCCTCTTCGACCTTGTCCGCCAGATCCTGAATGGCATCCGCCGAGACGGGCCGCTTGTAACATGCTTTCAGCAAACCACTTATGAGCTTTTCGCGATCATACGGCACCCGCGATCTATCTCGCTTGACCACCGTAAGCTTAAATCCCTCGGCGATCTTCTCATAAGTCGTGAACCGTCGATTGCACGCAAGACATTCCCTTCTCCTGCGTATAATACGGCCGCCTTCGCTGCTGCGCGAATCTATGACCTTGTCCTCGTTTTCCTTACAGAAAGGGCATCGCACGGCCTGGCCCACCCAAAAAATCGCATTTTCTCACAATCGATTGCGTACCTCTGCACGATATCTGGTACGAGCTCAATGTTAAAGCCCATATATTGTACGTCAAGGGAAATCCCCCATCTTTTTCCGCGTAAAAAGCCCGACAACCTGTGAATTGTTGTTTTTAGTCTCCGCAACTCATTGCACTGCAACAGGTAACAGCGAAACTAACAAAAAACTAACAGGCCCGATAAAATTTGATCTGGCGCAATAAAAAGGCCCTCGCGCTATGCGAGAGCCTCTCTATTTATAACTGGAAGGCCCAAAGCCCGGTTTCAAAGTGGAACCCGGCCCGGCACCGATCAAAATCGGAGCCAGCGTTCGCCCGGTTTCCGAACCGCAGCCTTCCCCCCAGAACTTCCACGGACTCTCCTCAGGTAAAGAGTCCGAAAGTCACTTAATTGCAATAAAAACCGCCGCTGCCGACCCGAAGGTCGACTCGCGGCTGTTATCCCCCCAAATAGCTTCTCGGCCGGTCTTTAGTGTTTTTTTCAGGCCGCTGCGGAGAATTCTCTCCGATCCGATCGCCCGCAAGGTTTAATAAAGCCGCCTTACGACGACTTATGACCGTCCACTAAAAACATAATAAATGATTGCTGTTGCTCCAAATCCTGCCGGCCGAAAAATGCTACGATAACTCAAACTCATTACTGTCAATGAACTTCCCAGTGCCGATCCTCATCACAACGGCATTCCATCAGGATACAGCACCCGAACAATCACGTTGACAATTTTGTCCATCACCATTTTTACCAGCTTCATCACGACCTCCTAAGCCAAAAAAAGCTACTCACTCTACGACTCTCGCGGAATCCTGTATCAACTGAAAATGTTTTTCTCCGATTCTGAACCCGGCGGTCCTCTGCCAGCCATAAAGACTCGCTTGCATAACATCAAAGTGATCAGACTATCCATATATCCCCTTTCGCTCGAATTCTGAATTTCTTTTACCGATCAGAATTCTCGGTGGTCTGGATGTCCATCTCATTATCACACCCCATTAACTTAACTCATCCTTCAACTAACAATTTACCAGAAAGCCCGCTTGACAATCAAGAAATTGTTAAGTAAATGTTAACGAGCAATGGTTCTGCGATAAGCTGCTACCCTCAATCCCGTATGCCAGCAGCAAGACCCCTGTTTTTATCGGCTCTGCCTGCCCTGGATAATTTGTCTGAACGCTCAGATTTTTTCGCAAAGCGCGCAGAAAAGGTGCCCGCTGAAACGCACATTCGCCCCAGCAGGCACCTGGCTTAGCTGTAACATGTCCAATCGGGTGTGCCTAAAGATTATTCAGTACATACCGCTGATAATCCGCCTCACCCCGCTTGACATCGCTGTAACGCATACCCCTGATCCTGTCCTCCAGGATCGCCTGCCGATTCGCAGGTGCCGGGTGCGTTGACAAAAACTCGAATCCGCCCCCGCCCAGCTGTTCCAGCATAATCATCGTCTCCAGCAGTCCCTGCGGATCATAACCTGCCCGCAGCATGTAATCCATGCCGTACGTATCTGCCTCGATCTCGTCCTCTCTGCTGTATCTCAACTGCAGCAGTTGTCCGCCCAGATCCGCAGCGGTCAGCGCTCCTGCCGGCGCATCGGTTGCGCTGCCGATACCCTGCAGCAGCAGGTCGAAACCTATCTGCCTGCTTATCGCCTGCGAGCTGTGCCTTATCGTCACATGTGCAACCTCGTGCGCAAGGATCCCCGCAAGCTGAGCCTCGTCGTCAATATTCCGTAACATACCCTCCGTAATGAAGATATGGCCGCCGGGCAGGGCCGAAGCATTCACCGACTTATCCCGGACGGCAGTAAACTCGAAATCTTCGCCAGCCAGATGCGTTTGCCGCACAATACTGCTGCCCACGCTGTCTATGTAGTTCTGCAATTGCGTGTTCTGTATGGCCCCGCCAAGCTGCTTTTCCACCTCCGGCGCATATTCCTCACCAATACGTTTCTCCTCTTCCGAGGACACGAACATGAGTTCTCGCTCACCCGTAACAGGATTGGTGGAACATCCAGTGATTATGCCCGAAAACGCAACCATTAGCATTGAAAATAGCATCTTTCGCATCTGATCTTACCTCCCGGCCGCAAAACTCGGCGCTGTCTGAAAATTTTAACTTGAAAGTTCACCTCATATTAATTATAAGCTCGACTTTAGGCCTGAGGACATATAAAAATGACACAGGATAAGTTTTGCTCCAATTGCCCTAACAAACACGATTGCAAAAGCATCTATGAAGCAATGGGCAATACCAAAGGAGAGTCCGTCGTGCTCAAGGTCATTGTCGCCTTCCTGCTCCCCATAATAATATTTATCGCAGCATTGATGTTATCGCAGGAACTGCTGGCTGACAAGCTTGACGGACAAAAAACGGAGGCGGTTGTTCCCGCACTCATCGCATTGGGAGCAACCCTTACATGGATAACGGTTATTTACGTGATTAATACGATCCTGGCCAGAAGGTCAGGCCGGAGTTCATCGCAAGGAGATTAAAAATTTCTAGCTCGACCAAAAAATCATTCCCGGGCGGAGTACACCCTGCGGACCAGAAAGAACTGACCGCCGATAGCGCGATCCAGCAGATCGCACCTCCAAAACAGGTTGCAATTCTGTTAAGCCAGCACATCGGCGCACCAAACCATCCGACAGTCAAAAAACGTGACACCGTCGAGATCGGCCAGGTGATTGGCACAACCGACGCTTTTGTTTCCTCGCCCGTCCACTCGCCCGTTAACGGAACGGTAAAAGATATCGCTTTGCGCTCGCATCCGGTTCTTGGACGTACCGAGGCGATCGTCATCGACACCGACGAAGAAAACCCGGGCATTAAAACTCCTGTTGCGGATAGATTCGATGCTTCCTTCGACGAAAACAAATTCACCGCACAGCAGATCGGTGACGCGATCAAAAACGCAGGCATCGTGGGCATGGGCGGTGCAGGTTTCCCGACACGCGTAAAGGTCGAGCCTGACACAGAACCCAAAAAGCACACGATGCTAATAAACGCCTGTGAGTGCGAACCATATATAACATGTGACTACCGCGTGATGCTCGAATGGACATACCAGTTCATCGCGGGCATAAAGCTCGCCAAAAAGATCTCAGGGTGCAAACGTGTCTGCATCGGCGTGGAAGACAACAAGACCGAGGCTCTGCAGGTACTCAAAGAAGCCATCGAAAAGGCCTCGCCTGATTTCGAGCTGATCCCTTTGCAGACAAAATACCCGCAGGGCGGCGAAAAACAGTTGATCAAAGCGGTCCTCGATCAGGACGTACCGCTTGGCGGTATCCCGCCGCAGATCGGACTGCTGGTCATGAACGTTGCGACATGTGCAGCGATCGCCGAAGCTGTCGTACTCGATCAGCCGTTGACACATCGCGCACTGACTGTCACGGGCCACGGCATCAACTCGCCTGGCAACTTCTATGTGCCCATCGGCACACCCATCCAGGAGATCATCGACCTGTGCGGCGGCCTGAAGGACTCGGCTGTGAAAGTCATTTTGGGCGGGCCGATGATGGGCTTTGCTGTCGGCGACCTTTCGACCCCGGTCACAAAGACCTGCGGCTCGATACTCGTCCTCTCGAAAGACGAAATCTCGAAAGCGAAGTTCGAACGCAAACAAACGCCCTGCATACGCTGCGGTCGATGCCTTGAGGTCTGCCCAGCGAACATAAACCCGACAAAGATCGCTCATTCAGTCAAGCACAACATGCTCGACCTGGCTGAGCAGTATCACATGGCCGCGTGCATCGAGTGCGGTTGCTGCAGCTACATCTGCCCAGCCAACATCGAAATAACGGGTCACATAAAAACTGGCAAGGTCCTCAAGGCCCGACAGCAAAAAAAAATGCCTAAGTAACTGCCAAATCCGGCAAATCAACTGGTAACCCGAAATTAGGACACTGGTTCAAATGCACGAAAATCTGACAGTATCACCAGCTCCGCATATCAGCAAGGCGCACTCGACGCAGTCGGTCATGCTCGACGTCCTCATAGGTCTGGCGCCTGCGGTAATCGCAGCAATAATCTACTTCCGCATCGAGGCTGCGGCGGTCATTATCACCTGCACCATCGCCTGCATCGCTGCCGAGTGGATCTCGAACAAAATGCTCCGTCGTCCGTCTTCCATCGGCGACCTATCGGCAGTGGTAACCGCCGTGATCCTGGCACTTTCGCTGCCGCCGACTATCCCGCTTTGGGGCGCGGCTGTTGGAAGTGCGTTCGGTATCTTTATCGCCAAAATGGTATTCGGCGGACTCGGCGCAAACGTTTTCAACCCCGCAATGGCTGCTCGTGCGTTCATGGCTGCATCGCTCGGCGGACTGATGACCACATGGACCGTTCCTGCAACTGTCGATGCACAGTTGGCGACCAACGAACCTGCGGCTATGGCGAAGATCTCGGCCGCAAACGAAGTCGCTGAAGACGGCACGACAGAAGCCATCACTCAGGCAACACCGCTGGCCTGGTCAAAGAACGCACAAAAGGGTGAAGTCGACGCATCCATTGTTAACAAACTGATCGAAGCGACCTTCACCGGAACTACGGGCGGCTGTCTGGGCGAAACATCGTCACTTGCCCTCATTCTCGGAGGCATATACCTGCTTATAAAACGCACCATCAGCTTTCACATACCCGCTGCCGTTCTGCTTTCGGCATTCGCCGCCGCCGCCATTGGCTGGTTCGCGGCTCCAGAACAGTATGCAAACCCGGTCTTCCACATAACTTCAGGCGGCATGCTAATCTGTGCTTTCTTCATCGCCACCGATCCTGTCACCGCGCCGCTGACAAAGCTGGGCATGTGGATCTTCGGCATAGGCGTGGGCGTCGTCATCATGCTCATCCGACTCGTCGGCGAATACCCCGAAGGCGTGATGTATGCCGTTCTGCTGATGAACGCGTTTACGCCGCTGATCGACCGTTTCTGTAAACTCACTCCAGCAGGAGGAAAAGCAAATGCGTAACATAAAATTCTTCTTCCGACAGAGCTGGCTTGTTATCGTCGCATCCTTTGCGTTCGGCGGACTCCTGGCGCTTACAAACGCCGCACTGCAACCGCGCATCCAGGCCAATCTCATTGCGAAATTCAACCGAACGGCCGGCAACCTCCTGCCTGATGCGAAAAACTTCGAAGTTCCCCAAGCTTTCGAGGACCTCGAAAAGATCAAAACCGACTCAGGCGACGAACTCAGCATACAGATTAAAAAAGCAATCGATGCCGAGGGTAATCTCGTAGGCTGGGCGTTCACCGCGAAGGGCCCTGGCTTTGCAGATATGATCGAGCTGGTCATCGCAACAGGTCCGAAGCTGGAATCGATCAAGGGTTTCGGCGTTCTAAAGAGTAACGAAACACCCGGTTTCGGCGATCAGATCAACAACGACTTCTACCAGGACCAGTTCCACGGTGCACCGACGGCCAGCCTTGAACTGAGCAAGATCGGCGACGCGTCGAAGATCGACAACACTATTGTCGCGATCACTGGTGCAACCGTGACCAGCGATGCGGTCGTGAACATATTCAACACGTACCTCCCGGAAGTGAAAGAGCTGCTCGCAGAGAATCAGCAGATATAAACGACGCTAAAGAAAACCATAAAACCCTAAAGGTTCGAAAATGGCAAACGATACGAACACCAAAATGAAAGTCTTCTCCGCCGGGTTCTGGCGCGAGAATCCCGTACTCATCCTCCTGCTCGGCATGTGTCCGACACTGGCGGTAACGACCGGCGTTAACGCATCGCTGACGATGGGCCTGACCGTGATCTTCGTTCTCACCTGTGCGAACATCGTGGTCTCTCTCATGCGAAACCTGCTCAAGCCGCACATCCGCATTTTGATGTTTACGCTGACGATATCCACCTTCGTGACGATCGCGGACCTGGTGCTCAAGGCGTATTTGCCGGACATGTCCGACAAGCTCGGTCCTTACATCCCGCTGATCATCGTTAACTGCCTGATCATCTGCCGGGCCGAGGCTTGTGCAAGCAAATCGCCCATCGGCACCTCGATCATCGACGCACTCGGTATGGGTCTGGGCTTCACGGCAACTCTTGTCGCACTCGGCGCGATCCGCGAACTGTTCGGCACAGGCAAGCTCATGGGCTTCGAGATACTTCACACCACCGCCAACGGCGGCTGGTACACACCATGGGCAGGCATGATCATGCCGGTCGGTGCCTTCGTCACGCTGGGCCTGATGCTTGCGGGCGTGAACCTCGTGAACCGAAAACTTGAATCGAAAAAATAAGCGAATCGCAAACGTACATATAAAAGGATAGCCATGGATACCCTGCAAACCTTAATACTCGGCTTTCTCGGCGTCGTAATCGTAAACAACCTGGTACTCACGAAGTTCCTCGGCATCTGCCCGTTCCTGGGCGTGTCCGGGCGAATCGACATGGCCTTCGGCATGGGCCTGGCAGTGACGTTCGTGGTCACTCTTGCCGGCACGCTGACCTGGATCATCGACCACGGCTTGCTCATGCGGTACGAAAGCCTCGTCGTACTTCGCTACGTCGCGTTCATCCTTGTCATCGCATCCGCCGTGCAGCTCGTTGAAATGTATGTCCGTAAATTCTTCCCGCCGCTGTACCAGAGCTTTGGCATATTCCTGCCGCTGATTACCACGAACTGTGCGATCCTCGGGCTGTGCCTGTTCCTCAACCTCTGGGCGGTAGAAAGCCTTCTCGAAGCAGTCGTACTCAGCTTTGGTGCGGGCATTGGCTTTACACTCGCTATCTGCATCATGGCAGGTATCCGTGAAAATCTGCTCCTTGCCGACGTGCCCGAATGTATGAAAGGCGCACCGATAACACTCGTGACCGCTGGTCTACTAACCCTGGCATTCATGGGCTTCGCTGGCATGATATAAACCGAAACACAAACAACTGTTTACCGACCGCCCGAGCCGGCGGCAAAGCAAACTGAAAATATACCGGGAACAAAAATGACGATCACAACTGTTATTTTCGCTGGATTGATAATGCTCGCCCTGGGCAGCGTTTTCGCCCTCGTACTCCTAATCGCGAGCATAAAACTCAAAGTCGAAGTAGATCCGAAGATCGAACAGGTGCACGCCGCTCTGCCCGGCATTGACTGCGGTGCCTGCGGCTACGCCGGCTGTGCCTCATACGCAGAAGCGGTAGTAAACGACCCGGACGAACTCGGCAAGTGCTCGCCGGGCGGCCCGGACTGCAAGTCCAAGATCGCCGCTATTCTCAACCTGCAGGTCTCAGGCGGCGGCGCACCCCAGCGGCCAATCGTTCACTGCCGTGCACATTACGGTGACAAAACTTATTACGCAAAATACCAGGGCGTAGACTCCTGCACCTCGGCCAACGCCGTCCCCAACGTCCAGGCCTGCCGCTTCGGCTGCCTCTCGTTCGGCGACTGCACACGCGCATGCAAGTTCGATGCGCTGCACATCATCGACGGCCTGGCAACTGTCGACTACGAAAAATGCACCGGCTGCGCAGCCTGCGTAAAAGCCTGCCCCCGCGACCTCATCGAGATGGTTCCCTTCTCACAGGAAAATATGCTCACCGTCGCCTGCTCCTCACAGGAGTCCGGCAAGGATACTCGCGGTATGTGCAAAGTCGGCTGCATCGCCTGCCGCATGTGCACCAAGCAGTCCGATCTGTTTGAAATGACGGGCAATCTTGCACGCATGAAATACGAAGATTACGAACCATCCGAAAAGACCGACACTGCCGAGAAAAAGTGCCCAACCAACGTCATAGTCTACCGCGGCAAAACCGCACCGGCCCCAAGAGCCGCAGGCGAAAAGGCCCAAAAACCCAAACCCAAAACCGAAGCATAATCGGTCCTACCGTTTTGCCAAGCTGTCGCGGTGGAAAAGCCCTTCAGTGTCTCACTCGCTTAGAAACTCAGGCAAGTCGATTGGGGGTAGGCTTGCGAAGATGACCTGGCGGGGGGTGTAGGTTTATTTTTTACTATCTTTGTTCCTGTTTGCAGCAACTGCTCCAATTCTACGATTGCTGCGCCCATCTTTAACGAATATCAAAAAACTGAATGCTTTTGTTCAACACAAGATTTTTGTGGCGGGTCCGTCATGACATGTGGAGGTGTTGCGGCGAGGCGGGATAAAAAGTTTATTCTGATGCTGGCGTTTTTAGGGTTTTTCTGCTATAAGGAGGCCTTGTGTATGCGTTCATATTTGCCTTTTGGTAATGGACTTGCATCAAATGGGTGCTGGTTTTGCGGTGTGCGTAAGCTGGCTGGTTATTTTGGTTTAATTTGAAGATAGCGATGTTTGCAGTAATAAGCGATATACATTCGAATATTGAAGCATTGACGGCGGTGCTGGATGATATCAAGTCCAAGGGGATCGAAAAGATTTATTGCCTTGGGGATATTGTCGGCTATGGGCCGAATCCGAAGGAATGTCTGGATCTGATCATCGAGAAGACGGAATTCGCGGTCCAGGGAAACCATGATTACGCGGTTTTGTATGAGCCGACGAACTTCAATACCGGTGCTGAGATGGCTGCTCACTGGACGCGGAATTTTCTTGAAGAGGAAAAGGATGCGGCGAATCGTGAGAAGTGGTGGAACTTTCTCGGTGAGCAGATAATGCGCCGCAGCAAGCGGATGAAGCTGGGCGATGTGGACGCTCATATCGACTTTGTGCATGCGTCACCGAGGCGGCCGATCAACGAGTATGTGTTTCCGGATGATGTGTTTACGCTGCCGGGGAAGATAAACGGGCTGTTCGATATGGTGGAGCATATCTGCTTTATCGGGCATACGCATCTGCCGGGGGTGTTCCTGGAGGACCCGGACTTTTATACGCCTGACGAACTTGGGGAGTATTACCCGGTGATCCCGGATGAGAAGGCGATCATCAATGTCGGCTCGGTTGGGCAACCCAGAGACAGGGACAATCGTGCGAGCTATGCCTATGTGAAGGAGAACGAGGTGTATTTCGTGCGGGTGGAATATGATTATGAGAAGACAGCGAAGAAGATCTATGAGATAGATCAGCTTGACGATTTTGAGGGTGAGAGGCTGTACGAGGGGAAGTAAAAAGCAGTTTTTTGAACGACTTCTCGCGATTTGGCGGCTTAGGGGGAGCGGGGCTGCTGAGTCGTCGGCTTTGGAAATTGAGCGGTTTGGTTTTAGACGTGCCGGCGTGAGTCGGGCGGTTTTATAAGGGATAAAGAGATGAAATTGAAGATATTTGCAGCGGCGTTTATTCTGGCATTTGCGGGTTATTGCGGGTTCGAGGTTTATCAGTCTGGATTGTTCGTGGAGGGTGAGCAGGCGGGCGGTGTTATACGGCTTGCGGCTGAGGAAGCGGCCGGCGATACGGATGCGAGCGATGGGACGGATGTTGCAGGTGAAATAGATTCTGCTGAAGAGCAGACCGTGCTGCAGGCGGAAGAAAGGCTGCCGGAGCTGGTGGCGATCAACCGGGGGACGGTTACACGCGAGCTTGGGTCGCTGGATCCGCAGAGCGGGTATGAGTATAAGCTCGAGCTGACGAGTAAGGGGGCGGCGATCGCGAGTGCGACGATGAGCGGGTTCGACGATCGGAATGCGGACGATCCGCAGCCGCTGCGTTTGCTTGAGCCGGTTGAGACAGGACGCGGTACGAAGCGCACGTTTTCCAATGGTCTGGTGATCGACTGGGGTGACCGTTCGTTTCCGCTGGACAGGCTGAATTGGCAGGCGGGGGAAGTTGTGACGGCGGAAGACGGGTCGCAGTCGGTGAGTTTCGAGGCGATTGTAGGTACCGGTGTTGTGGATGCACAGGGCGGGGGGAAGACTGTCGAGACGCCTTTGTTGAAGGTGGTTAAGACATATACCGTGATGCCGGGGCTGTATCATATGGAATGTGATGTTGCGCTGGAGAATCTGAGCGGGACGCCTTACCGTGCGATGCTGCGGGTGCAGGGGCCGACGGGAATGCCCCGCGAAGCGGTTCGGATGGAGATGCGGAAGGTGTTCGGAGCGTATGTTTCGCCGACGGGCAAGGTCGAGTCGATATACAAGGAAAAGAAGGATATCGAGAAGGCGATCGAAAAGGGTGAGAAGGACAAGCTTTCGCTGACGGCACCGGAAGAGACGAACTTCTTGTGGGGGGCGACTACGAACAAGTATTTTGCAGCTATCCTGCGGCCCGTGCCTGTTGAGGGACAGAATTATGTGCCGGGTGCTGAGGCAGGTCGAGCACAGTTCTACCTTGAGAAGGGTGACGCGGCGGAAGCGGGCGGCGAGTATCTGAGCTTTGATATGAATTCGGTTTCTGGTGAGCTTGCGGCGGCAGGAAGTGAAGGCGCGAGCGATGTGCTGAGTTATCAGCTTTATATCGGGCCGAAGGATAAAGATGTTTTTACGGACAATGCGCTGTATCGCGAGCTGGCGTATTTTCAGACGATCAGCTTTCGGACGTGCTGCTGTCCGCAGGCGATAATCAGTCCGCTGTCGTTCGGTGTCATGTGGCTGATGAAGACGATGTATTCGCTAATGGGGCCGTTGGGCAACTACGGTATTGTGATCATTATCTTTGTGGGGCTGGTGCGGCTGGCGCTGCATCCGATCACGAAGAAGAGCCAGGTTTCGATGATGAAGATGCAGAAGCTTGGTCCAAAGATGGAAGAGCTGAAAAAGAAGTACGGCGACAACAAGCAGGAGCTGCAAAAGCGGACGATGGAGCTTTATCGCGAGATGGGCGTGTCGCCGGTGAGCGGTATGCTGCCGATCTTTTTACAGATGCCGATCTGGATTGCGCTGTACAGTGCTATTTATGCGAACGTCGAATTGCGTGGTGCGGCATTTCTGCCGGTGTGGATCACGGACCTTTCGGCGCCGGATGCGCTATTTAGTTTTCCGGCGATCACTATTCCGCTGATTGGTGCGGAGTTGAGTTCGTTCAATCTGCTGCCGGTGCTGCTCGGCGTTGCGATGTTCCTGCAGCAGAAGATGATGCCGCACCAGTCGCGTGAGGGAGTGAATCCGCAGGTGGCTCAACAGCAGAAGATGATGATGTGGATGATGCCTGCGATGATGCTGATATTCCTTTACAAGGCGCCGAGCGGGCTGAACCTGTATATCATGACAAGTGTGTTTGCGGGTGTTTGGGAGCAGAAGGTCATCCGCAAGCACATCAAGGAAAAGGAAGAGCTGGAGGCGCAGGGCAAGGTTCCTGTGACGAGCAAGACAGGCGGTAAGGTGAAGAAGAAAAAGCCGAAGCCGTGGATCAAGCAATAGAGGAATTGATGATGGTCGATGTGAATTCTAGAGGGCTGCTGCGAATGATCGCGCGGCCCTTTTTCTTTGTTGTGAGATGATGTTGGTGTGCCTTTGTCATTCGTATATTAAGCGCCGCTCGCGTT comes from the Anaerohalosphaera lusitana genome and includes:
- a CDS encoding RnfABCDGE type electron transport complex subunit D, with the translated sequence MHENLTVSPAPHISKAHSTQSVMLDVLIGLAPAVIAAIIYFRIEAAAVIITCTIACIAAEWISNKMLRRPSSIGDLSAVVTAVILALSLPPTIPLWGAAVGSAFGIFIAKMVFGGLGANVFNPAMAARAFMAASLGGLMTTWTVPATVDAQLATNEPAAMAKISAANEVAEDGTTEAITQATPLAWSKNAQKGEVDASIVNKLIEATFTGTTGGCLGETSSLALILGGIYLLIKRTISFHIPAAVLLSAFAAAAIGWFAAPEQYANPVFHITSGGMLICAFFIATDPVTAPLTKLGMWIFGIGVGVVIMLIRLVGEYPEGVMYAVLLMNAFTPLIDRFCKLTPAGGKANA
- a CDS encoding SoxR reducing system RseC family protein, with protein sequence MTQDKFCSNCPNKHDCKSIYEAMGNTKGESVVLKVIVAFLLPIIIFIAALMLSQELLADKLDGQKTEAVVPALIALGATLTWITVIYVINTILARRSGRSSSQGD
- a CDS encoding electron transport complex protein RnfA, whose translation is MDTLQTLILGFLGVVIVNNLVLTKFLGICPFLGVSGRIDMAFGMGLAVTFVVTLAGTLTWIIDHGLLMRYESLVVLRYVAFILVIASAVQLVEMYVRKFFPPLYQSFGIFLPLITTNCAILGLCLFLNLWAVESLLEAVVLSFGAGIGFTLAICIMAGIRENLLLADVPECMKGAPITLVTAGLLTLAFMGFAGMI
- the rsxC gene encoding electron transport complex subunit RsxC, coding for MSSSTKKSFPGGVHPADQKELTADSAIQQIAPPKQVAILLSQHIGAPNHPTVKKRDTVEIGQVIGTTDAFVSSPVHSPVNGTVKDIALRSHPVLGRTEAIVIDTDEENPGIKTPVADRFDASFDENKFTAQQIGDAIKNAGIVGMGGAGFPTRVKVEPDTEPKKHTMLINACECEPYITCDYRVMLEWTYQFIAGIKLAKKISGCKRVCIGVEDNKTEALQVLKEAIEKASPDFELIPLQTKYPQGGEKQLIKAVLDQDVPLGGIPPQIGLLVMNVATCAAIAEAVVLDQPLTHRALTVTGHGINSPGNFYVPIGTPIQEIIDLCGGLKDSAVKVILGGPMMGFAVGDLSTPVTKTCGSILVLSKDEISKAKFERKQTPCIRCGRCLEVCPANINPTKIAHSVKHNMLDLAEQYHMAACIECGCCSYICPANIEITGHIKTGKVLKARQQKKMPK
- a CDS encoding FMN-binding protein codes for the protein MRNIKFFFRQSWLVIVASFAFGGLLALTNAALQPRIQANLIAKFNRTAGNLLPDAKNFEVPQAFEDLEKIKTDSGDELSIQIKKAIDAEGNLVGWAFTAKGPGFADMIELVIATGPKLESIKGFGVLKSNETPGFGDQINNDFYQDQFHGAPTASLELSKIGDASKIDNTIVAITGATVTSDAVVNIFNTYLPEVKELLAENQQI
- the nrdR gene encoding transcriptional regulator NrdR codes for the protein MRCPFCKENEDKVIDSRSSEGGRIIRRRRECLACNRRFTTYEKIAEGFKLTVVKRDRSRVPYDREKLISGLLKACYKRPVSADAIQDLADKVEEEIFRRFDKEVSSIFIGESAMRHLRQIDKVAYIRFASVYMDFKDAGELFEEFRQMMEEGEKAATEDEEKSDEPNSKQPKLF
- the rsxE gene encoding electron transport complex subunit RsxE translates to MANDTNTKMKVFSAGFWRENPVLILLLGMCPTLAVTTGVNASLTMGLTVIFVLTCANIVVSLMRNLLKPHIRILMFTLTISTFVTIADLVLKAYLPDMSDKLGPYIPLIIVNCLIICRAEACASKSPIGTSIIDALGMGLGFTATLVALGAIRELFGTGKLMGFEILHTTANGGWYTPWAGMIMPVGAFVTLGLMLAGVNLVNRKLESKK
- a CDS encoding M48 family metallopeptidase, with protein sequence MRKMLFSMLMVAFSGIITGCSTNPVTGERELMFVSSEEEKRIGEEYAPEVEKQLGGAIQNTQLQNYIDSVGSSIVRQTHLAGEDFEFTAVRDKSVNASALPGGHIFITEGMLRNIDDEAQLAGILAHEVAHVTIRHSSQAISRQIGFDLLLQGIGSATDAPAGALTAADLGGQLLQLRYSREDEIEADTYGMDYMLRAGYDPQGLLETMIMLEQLGGGGFEFLSTHPAPANRQAILEDRIRGMRYSDVKRGEADYQRYVLNNL